AGGTGTATCAATTCCGCACGAATGCGGTAACGACAAGCGACGTATACAATTTGACCTCCGCCTTCTGCAAGAGCATCCGCGGCAGTCATTCCGACGCAGCTGTATATTGGCTAGCCCGCCTGCTCGAATCCGGTGTTGACCCGATATACATTGTACGCCGCATGGTCGTGCACGCGAGCGAGGATATTGGCATGGCCAATCCGCATGCGCTGCAGATCGCGCTGGCCGCCAAGGACGCGGTACAGTTCGTCGGCATGCCCGAGGCGCGCATTCCGCTCGCCCAGGCGGTCATCTATTTATGCGAGAGTCCGAAGTCGAATTCGGCGTACAAGGCGATCGCGAAGGCGCTAGACACCGTGCGCAGCACCCGCGCCTACCCGGTGCCCGACAACATCAAGGACGGCTCCAAGTCGTACATTAACCCCATCGACAATCCCGGAAGCCGAGTCCAATATATGCCTGAGGAGCTGCAGGGGCTCGAGCTGTACAAGCCGCAGAACAGTGGTGTTGAGGCGAAAATTTACGCGAAGCGGCAGCCATCACAGCGCTGACCTTATACTGAAGCATAGGAAAAAAGCCGTGTCACGGCTCAGCCCCAGTGGCCGATCGACACGGCATTACGATCACGCAGCAGATCTATCACATCCTCAGCCTGTTCACGCTGGCATTCTAAGATGACGACCACATCCTGCGCTTCCTCAGCTCTACGCAGCTTCAGCTGCTTCCACCTGCGGAATACGAGCGCTTCACATAGACCTCCAAGCAGCCCACCGACAGCAAGTCCAATGAGTCCCCATATAATCGGCCCCCACGTCCAGATGAAGCCGGCCGAGGCGCCGAGAACAGCGAATACGGTTCCCAAGACGGCGGGACCGTCCAGCAGACTGACCCCGTCCGAATGGTTCATCGTGTCGAATACATGGATCGCCTTCGGCTTCTGACGATCGAGCGGTACGGCTGCGATGGAGCTGCTTGCTATTCCTTTTTTCTCCAGATCGCTTATTGCCATCTCCAGCTCTATCGAATATTGAAACGTCGCTACAATGTACATTAGTCCCTCCGTGCCAAGCCGGAGCCTAAGATTGGAGTCAATTGCTGATAGTGATCCACCAGCCAGCTGCGCTGTACGCGCGCGAACAGCTTGTTATACTCGACCGAGTAGATGTAAGCGTCGAAGGCAGCAAAGCAGTAGATCGAGGGCATGAATAAAGCCCATTGCGGGTCGAGACTCGGGATGCTGCTCCAGTCACCCATCGCTGCGGTCAGCAAGCCGTCCATGAAGTTGGAGTAATACGACAGAACAATCCAGCCTGCCAGAAGGAAGAAGCCGTTCGGAATCCGGTGCAGATACAATTGGCCAAGTCCGGGCATCAGTAAAGACCATACAAGAGCAAGCCAGGGTATGCGCCGATCTAAATATTTCATTACGACAGAGCTTAGCTGGTAGAAGCCTACCCGACAGTTCTCCCGATCGGCCATCACATACAGCTTATTCTGCTCCACCGTCGTCCGATAGCTATCCCAGATCGCATACACGTATACAGCAATGTATAGTAGCACCCACTTGTGATTAATGACCTGCTGAGCTTCCTTAAACCGCCCCGTGAAGGAAAGTACCATCGCCTCATTAATGCGTGAGTGAACATTGATTAGCACCTCCCATAATATTAAAATGAATCCTTTCACATGAAGGCCAAGCTGCAAATGACCAAAGCCCGGAAATGCCGCTGACCACCAGGCAGTTACCCAAGGATTACGTAGGTGCAAAATATTAATGTTCATCGTGCTCATATACGCAAGTAGCCGCTGCGTCGTACCTGTTTCTGTCGTCTTCGTCATACGCATCTCTCCATACTCATTCGTTATGGTTAGCATGCCCCGATTTACATATTATTTACATCTTGGTCAAAAAGAAAAGCCGCGACCTGCCCTGTAAGGCAGATCGCGGCTTAATCCGCGGTTATATGAGCTTCGATATGGCTCGGTAAGCGTTGATGAGATCGGTGTGCTTCGCAATGCTTACGCTTGAATGTCGGCCTTAGCCAGCATATCGCGCACGGCGACGCTAACCATGATGAGCCCAGCGACTGGCGGCACGAACGCGTTGCTCGCCGGAGGCTGCTGCGCCTTGCGAATTTCCGGCGCATTCTCCGGGACGATACGCTGCGTCACGTCCTCGCGCGGCTTCATCGGCGTCTCGGTCGAGAAGACGACCTTGACGCCGCGCGTAATGCCCTCCTTGCGGAGCTTGTGGCGAATAACGCGGGCGAGCGGATCGACTGACGTCTTCGAGATGTCCGCCACCTGGAACTTCGTCGGGTCCATCTTGTTCGCCGCGCCCATGCTCGAGATGAGCGAGATGCGGCGGCGACGGCATTCCTTGATCAGATGAATCTTGTAGCTGATCGTGTCGGAGGCGTCCAGCACGTAGTCGAGCGGATAGGCGAATAGCTGCTCGTACGTCTCCTCGGTATAGAACATCTTGAGCGCGATACAATCGCACTCCGGATTAATTTGCAGGATACGGTCGCGCATGAGCTCCGCCTTCGGCTGACCGACGGTCGTAACGAGGGCGTGAATTTGCCGATTCACGTTCGTAATGTCGACGACGTCCTTGTCGATCAGGATCAATCTACCGACGCCCGTGCGTGCGAGCGCCTCAGCTGCGATCGAGCCGACGCCGCCGATTCCGAGCACAGCTACCGTGCTGTTCTTCATCACATCGAGCCCTTCCGGGCCGATTGCAAGCTCCGTTCGCGAAAATTGATGCAGCATGACGCTGTCAACTCCTTTGAAGTGTAACGAGTTAGGACTTGAATACAGGCGGCTTCGTCGCGATGCGAATGGACAGCTGCTCGAGCTGCTTCTCGTCGACTGTTCCCGGTGCATCGGTCAAGAGGTCCGTCGCGCTTGCTGTCTTAGGGAACGCGATCGTCTCGCGGAGGTTCGTGCGTCCCGTGATCAGCATGACGAGACGATCGAAGCCGAACGCAATACCGCCGTGTGGCGGCGTGCCGTACTCGAATGCCTCGAGCAGGAAGCCGAACTTCTCGTTCGCTTCGTCAGGCGAGAAGCCGAGCGCCGCGAACATTTTTTCCTGTACCTCACGCTTGTATATACGCATCGAACCGCCGCCGACCTCGTAGCCGTTCAGGACAAGGTCGTACGCTTGGGCGCGAATTTGACCTGGGTCTGTATCGAAATAATGAACGTCCTCTTCCTTCGGACGGGTGAACGGATGATGCTCGGCCACGTAGCGCTTCGCCTCATCGTCATAGCTGAGCAGCGGGAAGTCGACGACCCATGCGAACTTGAACTGGCTCTCGTCGATCAGACCGAGCTGACGACCGATCTTCAGACGCAGGTTGCCAAGCACGTCGGCCACGACCTTCTTCGTATCCGCCGAGAACAGCAGCAGGTCGCCCTCCTCCGCCTCGAGGCGCTCCTTCAAGAGCTCCAGCTCCTGCTCGTTGAAGAACTTCACGATCGGCCCCTTCAGCTCGCCGTCCTTGTACGTGATCCAAGCAAGACCCTTCGCTCCGTAACGGGCCGCGTATACGCCGAGATCGTCGATCTCCTTGCGGCTCCATACGCCGCAGCCCTTCGCGTTGAGCGCCTTCACCTGGCCACCCTTGCTAATGACGCTTGCGAACACCTGCACGCCCGATTGCGCAACGATATCGGATACGTCCTTCAGCTCGAGGCCGAAGCGCAGGTCCGGCTTGTCCGAGCCGTACTTGCCCATGGCGTCCGCATAAGAGATGCGCTGGAACGGCGTCTGGAGCTCGACATTCGCCGTCGCACGGAACAGCTTCACCATCAGCTGCTCCATCATGTCGAGAAGCTGATCCTGCGTCAGGAACGACGTCTCGATGTCGACCTGCGTGAACTCCGGCTGACGGTCTGCACGAAGATCCTCGTCACGGAAGCAACGTGCGATCTGGTAGTAGCGCTCAAGACCGCCGACCATCAGCAGCTGCTTGAATATTTGCGGAGACTGCGGCAAGGCGAAGAACTCGCCCGGATGCACACGGCTTGGCACGAGGTAATCGCGCGCGCCCTCAGGCGTGCTCTTCGTCAAGATCGGCGTCTCGACCTCGATGAAGCCACTGTCGTCTAAGTAATCGCGGAACACCTTCGCTGCTTTGGAGCGAAGCTGCAGTGTACGCTGCATTTCCGGACGGCGCAGGTCGAGGTAACGGTACTTCAGACGAAGAGACTCGTCGATCTCGATGCCGTCTTCGATGAAGAACGGCGGGTTTTTCGCTGCATTCAATATTTCGATTTCCGTCACGCGGATCTCGATTTCCCCTGTCGGGATGTTGGCATTCACCGTCTCAGCATCGCGCTCGATAACGGTGCCGCGAACAGCAAGCACGTACTCGTTGCGCGCACGGTCAGCAATCGCAAGCGCCTCTGCGGAGAACTCTGGGTTGAATACGATCTGTACAAGACCGCTGCGGTCGCGAAGATCGATGAACAGAACGCCGCCGAGGTCGCGTCTGCGCTGCACCCAGCCGTTCAAGGTTACGGTTTGACCGACGTTCGCTTTAGTCAGCGAGCCGCAGTCGTTTGTTTTTAACATTTGCGTCATAGGAATGGTCTACCTCCAAAGTTTGGTGAATGGCTACAATTATTATTCGTACAGCTGTGCTGAAGCGCTAGGCAATTTCGTTACACAACACGCGAGCATCGCTCTCCGCAAGCTTCGCCTGCCTAGTTCGAGCCTCTTACTCTACCCGCTAGCACGCTCGCAACGTCCGAGAGCGCCAACGTCTCCTGCTCCCCGGTCGCCATCGCCTTGACCGTAATCTCGCCCTTGGCCAGCTCGTCATCGCCGAGAATAGCCACGTACGCAGCCTGATGGCGGTCAGCGGACTTCATCTGCGCCTTGATCTTGCGCGACTGGTAGTCCCGCTCTGCTGACAGCCCTGCGCCGCGCAGCTCGTGCACCAGCTTCACCGTCGCCTTCTCAGCCGCTTCGCCGAGCCCGATTACGTACACGTCGAGCGGCTTCGCGCCCGGCACCTCGATGCCCTGCGCCTGCAGCACGAGCAGGATGCGCTCGAGCCCTAGACCGAGGCCGACACCCGGCTGGTCGTTACCGCCGATCTGTCCGACGAGTCCGTTGAAGCGGCCGCCGCCGCCGATCGTGTCGATCGCGCCAATGCCCGCCGCCTTGTACTCGAACGCCGTATGCGTGTAGTAGTCCAGTCCGCGCACAAGCCTCGGATTGAGCCGGAACGGTACGCCGAGCGCAGTCAGATGCTCCTGCAGCGCCTCGAAGTGCGTGCGGCACTCCTCATCCAGATGCTCCACAATCGTCGGTGCGCCCTCGCCGAATTTCTGATCAATCTTGCAATCGAGAATACGCATCGGGTTGCGGTCATAGCGAGATTGGCAATCCTTGCACAGCTGCTCCTTGACCGGGGCGAAAAATTGCTGGATATGCGTCCGATACGCCGCACGCACAGCCGGATTGCCGACGGAGTTCACCTCAACCGTGACGTCCTTCAGCCCGATCTCCTTGTAGAACGTGTAGCCGAGCGCAATCACCTCTGCATCGATCGCCGGATCGACCGAGCCGAACGCCTCGATGCCGAACTGGTGAAACTGGCGGTACCTTCCCGCCTGCGGCTGCTCATACCTGAACATCGGTCCGATATAATACAGCTTGCTCACATCCGGCTCGCCGTACAGCTTGTTCTCGACATAAGCGCGGACGACGCCTGCTGTTCCTTCTGGACGTAGCGAGATGCTGCGGTCGCCCTTGTCCATGAACGTGTACATTTCCTTCTCGACAATATCCGTCGTCTCGCCTACGCCGCGCTGAAACAGCTCGGTGTGCTCGAAGATCGGCGTACGAATTTCGCGATAATTGAACCGCGCGCACAGCTCGCGAGCCTTGCCTTCGAGATATTGCCACTTCTCCACAACACCTGGCAGCAGATCCTGCGTACCCTTCGGCTTCTGAATGGACATCCTGAGCTTCAGCTCCTTCCTTATTCTGATAGTGATTGAACTCTTCCTTGTACGCATGTACGCAAAAAATCTCCCGCCCCTGTATGCATCAGGGACGAGAGATACGAATCACAGCTGCTATCTCCCGCGGTACCACCCGCGATTTGAACAAACGATCGCTGCTGGCCGGACATTAGACACCATCCAGTCGGCGAAAGCTTATTCACACTTGATGCGGGTAACGCCCGCCTGCGCAAGCAGCTACTGCCCGTCAATGTTGCGATTCATGTGCACAGCTAATCTGTTACATGTATCACAGCCGGGGTTCCCTGCTCGTCCTCCGGGAGGTCTGTTCATCCGATTCGCATAAGGAAGCTTTCAGCCGCGTCTTCCCTCTCTGGCGTATGCAAGGTTCGAACTACTTGTTCCCATCTAACGGATCATTGGGTATTCATGACATTCAATGCTCACATTTTAACTTCCAATGCTGTACAAAGTCAAGTCGAATCCGGTCAAATGGTGTACGAAAGTCGATTCGCGCTGCTCCCGCTTACTTGTTCAGCGCTTGTACGACATCCTTAATGAGCATGTACGTGTCGGCGTTCGTCAGCTCCTCCTTGTTTGCGATCGACTCTACCGTTGCCGCCGTCAAGTAACCGGCTGTCTGCAGCTGGCTGACCGCCTGCTTCATACCCGCTCCCTCGAGCTTCAAGAGCAGCGCGATCATGTAGGCGGCATGATCAAGCGTGACTGGCAGCGTCTTCGCGTCAGCACCCTTCGCGAGCGCTCCCGACGGCGCACCCTTCATCGCATCCGGCTTATGCTTGCGGAGCCCCTCGAGCAGGTTGACCATCCGCTGCTGATTGCTCTTCTCATCCATGCGGAAATTGTTATCGTAGCCGCCAGTCGTCAATCCGAGCGTGATGGCCACCTTCAAGCCCTCATACGCCTTGTGCGACATGAACGGCTCTGGCTTCAGCTCGTACGGCTGCAGCACCATGCCTTGTGCGTTCAGCGTCGCCTGCAGCGTCTCGATCGCTTCCTTCGAAGCCGCCATCTGGCGGAACGTCAGCTTGCGCTCGTTCGCGATCTTGACCGCCGCGCCAGCCGCTTCGCCAGCTGCCATGCCGATCGGGATGACGCGCGCGCTGCCATGCGGCAGCGTATCGAAGCTGGACGCGCGACCGATGACGAGCAGCCCGTCTACCTTCAGCGGCACAATGGTGCGGAACGGAATCGCATATTTCTTCGGATCCGTCACGACTGCCCCTGTATCCGCAGGCGACAGACGCTGAATATCGACCGGATATTCGCCGAAGCCGATGCGGTCCCAATGGTCGCGGTTCTCCACCACGTCGATAATGCTCAGACGGTATTCGCCCTGTATGTGGCGCGTCTCACGCACGTACAGCTCTGGAGCGGTGCCATCCAGCTCAATGTTAGCGAATTCGGGATACTTACTCTTCATATGCGCAACGATGTGCGGCAGCTCGCTCTTCGCAATCTCGAACGCTTCCTCGCGCGATTTTGGATCGGTGCCGTCAATGCCGAACACCTGCAGCGCATTGATCAGCATCGTGTTGTCGTTCTGTCGGCCAATATTGAGCCCGCGCATCGCGACGCGCTCCTTGTTCACCGAAGGATAGTCCTTCATATCCTTGTAGCCCCACGCGCTCATCGCATTGGCGCCAGTGCCGGCATCACCGTCTCCTTCAAGACGCTCCTGCACCTTCTTCCACACGTCAGGCGTAATGTTGTTCAGACGGAAGACAAGCGTTACCGCCATACGCGACTTCTTGTCCCCAAGATCCTCGCGTCCGAACGTATAAGGCACGCCAGCGAGCGCCGCGATATCCGCATCCTGCGTCGCGTCGATGACTGCGCTAGCCTTCACCTCGCGTGTAGACCCATCAGCCAGCGTCAGCTTAAGGCCAGTCACCTTGGAGGCGCCGCCAGCCGTATCGACGATCGGCTCCATCGACTGCACCTTCAGCAGCACGTCCAGGTTCGCTTCCCCGCCTGCGATCTGATGGAACGCGTTAGCAGCCGTCACGACATCGAACGAATCTCCCTCAATCTTGGAATACCATTCGGCAAAAATCCCCTTATTCATCAGCTCGTGATGATTCAGAACGCCCTTCTCCGGCTCGTAATTCATATCCAAACTGTTCAGCCAGCCAAGAGTCATTAAGCCGCCGAGAATGGCCCGGTCGCGTCCGTCCACGAGCAACGTCTTCAGTCCGTTCCGGGAGGCCGACACTGCAGCCGCGACGCCCTCAGGGTCGGTGCCCGCTACAATGACATCGTACTGCTCCTGTGGTGAAGCAATCGTCTTCACCTCTGTCAACGTCTGCGATTGTCGCGCCGCCGGATTATGCTTGATATCGTATTGCTTCCATACGTACAGACCGCTCGCCGCTGCAGCGATCACGATGATCGCAAGCAATACGCCGATGTAGCCCTTCATGCTGCCGCCCGAATTACTCAAATTTCCTGCCATGACACACCTCTTTATAATTGGAATAAATTTCTACACAATAGACGAATAGCATGGAATAAAGTTGCAGCCTTCGCTTTCCTTCGACATCACTTGGACAGACGAGGGCCTCGCTCACGCAGCATCGTGACCAATCTAATGGAATGTGCTGCCCGTGTCAAGTCTCAATGTGTCATACCGACACCATGGAGCCTGCCGCTCCGTAAGCCTCGTCCAATAGCCGCAGCTTCTTGTCGATATATTCTCGATAGGCCTGGTTGTAGACCGACGGCTCCTTCGGATTCGGGAAACGCTCGATGCGCTGCTCGTAGCCTTCCTCATGCTCGACCTTCGGGAACAGCACCTTGCTGACGGCGCCGCAGCCGAGCCCGATAATCGTCTGGCGCTCCTCCATCATAAGGATGTTATACAAGCTTTCGTAGCCTTCGAACGAGTAGCCGACGTTCTCCTGGTTGCCGAGAATATTTTTTTGACGATACATGTAATACGGAACGTACTGATGCGCCGTCGTCCAGTCGGAGGCCGTCTTGATCATCTCGGCGATCTCCTCCCGTCCTGCCACCTCGTACTCGTCCTTGTTCTTCGTCATACGGGAAGCGCGCTTGAAGGACAGCGTATGGACGGTCAGAGACTCAGGCATCAGCTTCCCCGTCTCGTCCAGCGTTCGCTGCAGCTCCTCAAGACCTTCGTCCGGAAGACCTACGATGAGGTCCATATTAATGTTGTTCATGCCGAGCTCCCTTGCGAGCTTGAACTTCTCAATCGTCTCCTCGACTGTATGGTGGCGCCCGATCGCATCCAGCGTCGCCTGCGTGAAGCTTTGCGGATTAATGCTGATCCGATGCACGTTGTAGCGCTTCATCACCTCGATCTTATCGGCCGTAATCGTATCGGGACGACCTGCCTCGACCGTCAGCTCGCGTACCCGATCCATCGACGGCATCCACTCGTGCATCGTGACGAACAGCGCCTCCATCTGCTCCGCCGTAATGCTGGTCGGTGTGCCGCCGCCCCAATAGATCGTTGTAATCGACAGTCCCTGCTCCTTCAGCCATTGCCCCGTCAGCCGAATCTCCTCATGCAGCCCTTCGAGGAACGCCTCAACCGAGCCGTTCTGTCCGCGAATATCGTAGGCTGGGAACGTACAGTAGGCGCACTTGGTCGGACAGAACGGGATGCCGATGTACAGACTAACCTCGCGATCGAGGTGGAACAAGTCCGGGATCACCTTCAGCTGGCGCTCCGCGATGTCCGCCAACAGCTCGACCTTCGGCTCCGTGACCAAATATTCATCGCGCAGCACCTGCTTGCATGACTCGATCCCCGTATTCTTCATCATCAAATTGTGCATGAGCTTCGTCGGTCGAACGCCGGTCAATATGCCCCAAGGCTGCTCAAGCCCCGTATACTCCCCGAGCACCTCCAGCATCCCGTAGCTGACCGCGCGCTTCGTCATCCGTCTCAAGCCCTCGTCTCGAGCTCCTAGAGCTCGACTGTTCGTGCTCGTCAGCACTTGACCGCTTGCACGGTCCGTTAACGTAAGCTCGACCTTCACACGCTGCGAATTCTCGTCGAGAACGGCCGCGACACGCAGATGCAGCTGTGCTTCCGAATCCGGCGTATAGACGACCTCCACATTCTCGAAGAACAGCTTCGCTATATGTAACAGCTCACCGGCGTGCTCACCGACGCCGACGCGCTCAATCTCTATCCTCACTAAGTGGTTCCCCCCTTGATTCCGTGCGATTAGCGGAAGCCAAACTAGCCATAGTGTAGCATATTTCTCCTGTGCAGGAAAAGAAAACAGACCGTTCTCGCACAGCGGCGATTACGGTCTGGTCGTATTAACGAAACGTCTTGCGCGGCGTCCGCTTCAGCTGCTCATGCGCCGAGGAATGGCTCATGCTCCAATCGGACACCGAGCGCTCCGACGATAGCATCGCCGCAGCCTCCTCCATATTGCCAAGCGCCATGTAGAGCTCCGGCATCAGCGCGATTTGCTCCTTCGGGGATCGGTACATGCTTCGCTGTCTCCTTGCGTGCTCAAGTTGTAGGGCTTGCTGCTCTCACACTTGTCAGCATTGCCCATTGAGCGCATGTTTATCCCTTCAAGCTGCATCTCAAGCCCTAGCCAGCCTCAGCCCAGCTACAGCCAGCACCCGGGACCTTCTACGTCTGCTACGACTTGCGCTTGCTCTCCACGATCAGCGTCACCGGACCGTCATTCACGAGCGCGACGTCCATCATCGCCCCGAACCGCCCCGTCTCTACAGTCAGACCATGTCCACGCAGCAGCTCGTTGAACGTCTCATAGAGCGGCTCCGCCTTCTCCGGACGGGCAGCAGCCATGAAGTTCGGCCGCTTTCCCTTGCTGCAATCGCCGTACAGCGTGAATTGGGAGACGGACAAGATTTGTCCGCCTGTCTCCGTAATCGAATGATTCATCTTCCCCTGCTCGTCCTCAAAAATGCGAAGCCCCGCAATTTTATCCGCCACATACTTCGCATCGTGCTCCGTATCGCCCTCCGCTATACCGACGAGCAGCACAAGTCCCGAGTCGATGCGGCCGACGAGCTCACCGTCCACAGTGACGCTTGCCGCCTTGCTGCGCTGCAATACAACGAGCATCTGCTTCCTAGTCCCCTTTCCCTCCGACGAGTCGGTAAAGCTCACGCTCTAGCCGTCCCGGGCTCCTGTCATAGCTCCGATTGACTGACTAAGCCTGCATAATGCGCTGCACCGAATAAACATCCTTCACCCGCTTAATTTTCTCCACAACGGCATGCAGATGATCGATATTGCGAATCAGTATCGTCATATGAATCATCGCCATCTTGTTCTTGTCCGAACGGCCGGATACGGCAGAGATGACGGTCTTGCTCTCTGACACGGCCTGCAGCACCTCGTTCAGCAGTCCGCGACGGTCATGGCCGGTAATTTCGATCTCGACATTATAGTTCGCCTCCACCTGATCGGCCCATTCGACCTCAATGACGCGGTTGCCCTCGTCGCTATGCTCAGGAGAAGGAATATTCGTACAGTCCGAGCGATGCACGGACACGCCTCGTCCGCGTGTAATATACCCGATAATGCGGTCGCCGGGCACCGGATTGCAGCAGCGCGCGAAGCGGACGAGCAAGTTATCTACACCCTTAACACGTACTCCGTTCGTCGGCCGCCCCTTGCGCTCCTTGTCGTGAGACGGGACGCGCATATCGCGCACCTCGCTGGTCAGCTGCAGCGCCTGCTGCTGCGCCTCCTCTGCTTCACGACGAACCTTCTCCGTCAGCCGGGTCACGATCTGTGCAGCGGTAATGCCGCCGAAGCCGACAGCCGACATCATATCCTCAATCTCGTGGAAGTTGAACTTCTTCGCCACCTCGAGCAGCTCGTCGTCCTTCATCAGCGCAGGCGGCTCATAGCCGAGTCGCTTGAGCTCACGCTCGATCATGTCGCGACCCTTCAGCACGTTCTCCTCGCGCCGCTCCTTCTTGAACCATTGACGAATCTTCGAGCGGGCATGCGACGACTGGGCGATCTTCACCCAATCCTGACTAGGGCCATAGGAATGCTTGGACGTTAAGATCTCGATAATATCTCCCGTCTTCAGCTTATGGTCGAGCGGCACAATACGTCCGTTCACCTTGGCCCCGATCGTTCGGTTACCGACCTCTGTATGGATGCGATATGCAAAATCGAGCGGCACCGATCCAGCAGGCAGCTCGATCACCTCACCCTTCGGCGTGAAGACGAACACAAGATCGGAGAAGAAATCCATCTTGAGCGACTCCACGAACTCCGAGGCGTCCTCCGCCTCATTCTGCAGCTCGATAATTTCGCGGATGAACTGCATCTTGTCCTCATAGCCGCTGGAAGGTCCGGTCGCGCCCTCCTTATAAGCCCAGTGCGCCGCCACCCCGTACTCCGACGTGCGATGCATGTCGAACGTCCGAATCTGCACCTCGAGCGGCTCACCCTTCGGTCCGATCACCGTCGTATGCAGCGACTGGTACATGTTCGGCTTCGGCATCGCGATATAATCCTTGAAGCGGCCAGGCATCGGCTTCCACAGCGTATGAATGATGCCGAGCGTTGCATAACAATCTTTAATGTTGTCCACGATAATACGCAGTGCGAGCAGATCGTAGATTTCGTTGAACTGCTTGTTTCGCGTCGTCATTTTTTTGTAAATACTGTAAATATGCTTCGGTCTGCCAGATATATCGCCCTCGATGCCCATCTCGCCGAGCTTCTCACGTACATTCGTGATGACATCGTTAATATATTGCTCTCGCTCGGTCCGCTTCTTCTGCATCAGGTTGACGATCCGGTAATATTGCTGCGGGTTCAAGTAGCGGAGCGCGATATCCTCCATCTCCCACTTGATCGCCGATATACCGAGCCGGTGCGCAATCGGGCAAAATATTTCAAGCGTCTCATCCGCGATTCGCCGCTGCGCCTCCTCGGATTGGTGCTTCAACGTGCGCATATTATGAAGACGATCGGCAAGCTTGATCAAGATTACACGAATATCTTGCGCCATCGCCACGAACATTTTCCGATAATTCTCGTTCTGATGCTCTTCCTTGCTCTTGAACTTGATCTTCTCCAGCTTCGTCAAGCCGTCCACAATCATTGCACACGTCGCGCCGAACCGTTCATGCACCGCCTCGAGCGGCACCGTCGTATCCTCCACCACATCATGCAGCAGCGCCGCGATGACGCTGATGACGTCCATCTGCATGTTAACCAGAATGTCCGCAACTGCAAGCGGATGCAGAATGTAAGGCTCGCCGGACTTACGAACTTGACCGAAGTGGGCTTCGTCGGCAAATACGTAAGCCTCCCGGATTCGGATAAGCTCTTGTTCCTTCATATATTTAGATGCCTTCTCAAGAAGCTGTTCTATCCCCATCGGTCTTTTCCATTCCCTCGATTTGATTTTAATCCATTATGCCCCTGAAGCAGGCTCTCCGTCAAGAATAAGCCGAACAACCGAGCGATTTCGATTCTTAATTATACATAAAAAGGAGACCTCGCGGTCTCCTGCATCTCTCACTATCGTGCGCTACTTGGTGCTATTCGTATTGTACGAGTGAAATCACTTCAACGCCGTCCAGCTTCTCACGGCCGTTCAGCTCGAGCAGCTCGATCAGGAACGCTGCGCCGACGACCTCGCCGCCCAGCTGCTTCACGAGATTCATCGAGGCTGCAATGGTGCCGCCAGTTGCGAGCAGATCGTCGGCGATCAGCACCTTTTGCCCTGGCGAGATTGCATCGCTGTGCATCGCCAGCTTATCCTTGCCATACTCGAGCGCATAGTC
Above is a genomic segment from Paenibacillus sp. YYML68 containing:
- the dtd gene encoding D-aminoacyl-tRNA deacylase, which encodes MLVVLQRSKAASVTVDGELVGRIDSGLVLLVGIAEGDTEHDAKYVADKIAGLRIFEDEQGKMNHSITETGGQILSVSQFTLYGDCSKGKRPNFMAAARPEKAEPLYETFNELLRGHGLTVETGRFGAMMDVALVNDGPVTLIVESKRKS
- a CDS encoding bifunctional (p)ppGpp synthetase/guanosine-3',5'-bis(diphosphate) 3'-pyrophosphohydrolase; protein product: MGIEQLLEKASKYMKEQELIRIREAYVFADEAHFGQVRKSGEPYILHPLAVADILVNMQMDVISVIAALLHDVVEDTTVPLEAVHERFGATCAMIVDGLTKLEKIKFKSKEEHQNENYRKMFVAMAQDIRVILIKLADRLHNMRTLKHQSEEAQRRIADETLEIFCPIAHRLGISAIKWEMEDIALRYLNPQQYYRIVNLMQKKRTEREQYINDVITNVREKLGEMGIEGDISGRPKHIYSIYKKMTTRNKQFNEIYDLLALRIIVDNIKDCYATLGIIHTLWKPMPGRFKDYIAMPKPNMYQSLHTTVIGPKGEPLEVQIRTFDMHRTSEYGVAAHWAYKEGATGPSSGYEDKMQFIREIIELQNEAEDASEFVESLKMDFFSDLVFVFTPKGEVIELPAGSVPLDFAYRIHTEVGNRTIGAKVNGRIVPLDHKLKTGDIIEILTSKHSYGPSQDWVKIAQSSHARSKIRQWFKKERREENVLKGRDMIERELKRLGYEPPALMKDDELLEVAKKFNFHEIEDMMSAVGFGGITAAQIVTRLTEKVRREAEEAQQQALQLTSEVRDMRVPSHDKERKGRPTNGVRVKGVDNLLVRFARCCNPVPGDRIIGYITRGRGVSVHRSDCTNIPSPEHSDEGNRVIEVEWADQVEANYNVEIEITGHDRRGLLNEVLQAVSESKTVISAVSGRSDKNKMAMIHMTILIRNIDHLHAVVEKIKRVKDVYSVQRIMQA
- a CDS encoding coproporphyrinogen III oxidase → MRIEIERVGVGEHAGELLHIAKLFFENVEVVYTPDSEAQLHLRVAAVLDENSQRVKVELTLTDRASGQVLTSTNSRALGARDEGLRRMTKRAVSYGMLEVLGEYTGLEQPWGILTGVRPTKLMHNLMMKNTGIESCKQVLRDEYLVTEPKVELLADIAERQLKVIPDLFHLDREVSLYIGIPFCPTKCAYCTFPAYDIRGQNGSVEAFLEGLHEEIRLTGQWLKEQGLSITTIYWGGGTPTSITAEQMEALFVTMHEWMPSMDRVRELTVEAGRPDTITADKIEVMKRYNVHRISINPQSFTQATLDAIGRHHTVEETIEKFKLARELGMNNINMDLIVGLPDEGLEELQRTLDETGKLMPESLTVHTLSFKRASRMTKNKDEYEVAGREEIAEMIKTASDWTTAHQYVPYYMYRQKNILGNQENVGYSFEGYESLYNILMMEERQTIIGLGCGAVSKVLFPKVEHEEGYEQRIERFPNPKEPSVYNQAYREYIDKKLRLLDEAYGAAGSMVSV